In one window of Hevea brasiliensis isolate MT/VB/25A 57/8 chromosome 10, ASM3005281v1, whole genome shotgun sequence DNA:
- the LOC131169722 gene encoding putative potassium transporter 12, with protein MVGILNAIHAQLAGIAEVGVMIVSTTLVTLVMLLIWQTNLFLALCFPLVFGSVELIYMSAVLSKIKEGGWLPLVFASCFLSVMYIWNYGSVLKYQSEVREKISTDFMLELGSTLGTVRVPGIGLLYNELVYGIPSILGQYLLSLPAIHSTIVFVCIKYVPVPVVPQEERFLFRRVCPKDYHMFRCVARYGYKDVRKEDHHAFEQLLVESLEKFLRREAQDLALEGNLNELDMDSVSVTSKDSGAPAGDGTEDLRIPLMHDQRSGEPGTSTSEEASSALPSSVMSSEEDPSLEYELAALKEAKDSGFTYLLAHGDVRAKKNSFFLKKLVINYFYSFLRRNCRGGAATMRVPHMNILQVGMTYMV; from the coding sequence ATGGTAGGTATTCTTAATGCAATTCATGCTCAACTTGCAGGCATAGCTGAGGTCGGTGTGATGATTGTGAGTACTACATTAGTGACACTTGTAATGCTTCTGATCTGGCAGACTAATTTGTTTCTGGCTTTATGTTTCCCACTTGTTTTTGGGTCAGTAGAACTCATTTACATGTCTGCGGTTCTATCAAAAATCAAAGAGGGTGGATGGCTTCCACTTGTATTTGCCAGTTGTTTCCTTTCTGTGATGTACATTTGGAACTATGGGAGTGTGTTGAAATACCAGAGTGAGGTAAGGGAAAAGATTTCCACGGATTTCATGCTTGAGCTTGGTTCCACCCTGGGGACCGTTAGAGTTCCTGGAATCGGATTGTTGTACAATGAGCTTGTCTATGGTATTCCCTCGATATTGGGGCAGTATCTACTAAGTCTTCCAGCAATCCACTCTACTATAGTATTTGTTTGCATCAAGTATGTCCCTGTTCCGGTGGTTCCTCAAGAGGAGAGGTTTCTTTTCCGAAGAGTTTGCCCAAAAGACTACCATATGTTCCGCTGTGTTGCCCGGTATGGTTACAAAGATGTCAGGAAGGAAGATCACCATGCGTTTGAGCAACTTTTGGTCGAAAGCCTTGAAAAGTTTTTGCGAAGAGAGGCTCAGGATCTTGCCTTGGAGGGCAATTTGAACGAGTTGGACATGGATAGTGTTTCAGTGACGTCAAAGGATTCTGGGGCCCCAGCCGGTGACGGGACTGAGGACCTAAGGATTCCTTTGATGCATGATCAAAGATCAGGAGAACCTGGGACTTCTACTTCGGAAGAAGCATCCTCAGCATTGCCTTCTAGTGTCATGTCATCAGAGGAAGACCCAAGTCTAGAATATGAGCTTGCAGCTCTTAAAGAAGCAAAAGACTCAGGATTTACTTATCTGCTCGCTCATGGGGATGTAAGAGCAAAGAAAAATTCCTTTTTTCTCAAGAAATTGGTTATTAACTACTTCTATTCATTCTTGAGGAGGAATTGTAGAGGTGGCGCAGCCACTATGCGAGTGCCTCACATGAATATCCTGCAAGTTGGGATGACATACATGGTCTAA
- the LOC110648405 gene encoding potassium transporter 6 isoform X2 produces the protein MDLETGLYQKQKESWKTVITLAYQSLGVVYGDLSTSPLYVYKSTFAEDIRHSETNEEIFGVLSFVFWTLTLVPLLKYVFIVLRADDNGEGGTFALYSLLCRHARVNSLPNCQVADEELHEYKKDSIGLAPNSNFGASLKSTLEKYRVLQRFLLVLALIGTCMVIGDGVLTPAISVFSAVSGLELSMSKEHHKYVEVPVACIILIGLFALQHYGTHRVGFLFAPVVLTWLLCISTIGIYNIVHWNPHVYQALSPYYMYKFLRKTQRGGWMSLGGILLCITGSEAMFADLGHFSQLSIKIAFTSLVYPSLVLAYMGQAAYLSKHHVVDGDYRIGFYVSVPDKLRWPVFVIAILAAVVGSQAIITGTFSIIKQCSALGCFPRVKIVHTSSKIHGQIYIPEINWTLMLLCLAVTVGFRDTKRMGNASGLAVITVMLVTTCLMSLVIVLCWHKSVFLAICFVFFFGTIEALYFTASLIKFLEGAWVPIALSFIFLIIMCVWHFGTLKKYEYDVQNKVSINWLLSLGPSLGIVRVPGIGLIHTELVSGIPAIFSHFVTNLPAFHQVLVFLCIKSVPVPHVRPEERFLVGHVGPREYRLYRCIVRYGYRDFHKDDMEFEKDLVCSIAEYIRSGKMEPKGANDDVGKEDDKMTVVGTCSTHTDGIQLSEDDGDIKESASTSELREIRSPPVIHHRKRVRFIIPESPQIDQGTREELQELMEAREAGIAYILGHSYMRAKQGSSMLKKLVINYGYEFLRRNSRAQAYALNVPHASTLEVGMIYRV, from the exons ATGGATCTGGAAACTGGGCTTTATCAAAAACAG AAAGAATCATGGAAAACAGTAATAACTTTGGCTTATCAAAGTCTAGGTGTTGTCTATGGAGATTTAAGCACTTCCCCATTGTATGTCTACAAGAGCACGTTTGCTGAAGATATTCGACACTCAGAGACTAATGAAGAGATTTTTGGGGTTCTGTCTTTTGTGTTTTGGACTCTCACTTTGGTCCCTTTGTTGAAGTATGTGTTTATAGTGCTAAGAGCTGATGATAATGGGGAAGGAGGGACTTTCGCTTTGTACTCGTTACTGTGTCGACACGCCCGAGTCAACTCACTGCCCAATTGTCAGGTTGCAGATGAGGAACTACATGAGTACAAGAAGGATAGTATTGGGTTGGCACCAAATTCAAATTTTGGGGCGAGCTTGAAATCGACTTTGGAGAAATACAGGGTGTTGCAGAGGTTTTTGCTTGTGTTGGCTTTGATTGGGACCTGTATGGTGATCGGTGATGGTGTCCTAACCCCTGCTATTTCTG TATTTTCTGCAGTTTCTGGGCTTGAGCTTTCGATGTCGAAAGAGCATCACAAAT ATGTAGAAGTTCCAGTTGCATGCATCATACTGATAGGTTTGTTTGCCCTTCAACATTATGGCACCCACAGGGTTGGATTCTTGTTTGCACCAGTGGTTCTAACTTGGCTTTTGTGCATCAGTACCATTGGGATATATAATATTGTACACTGGAATCCTCATGTGTACCAAGCGTTATCACCATATTATATGTACAAGTTTTTGAGGAAAACTCAAAGAGGAGGTTGGATGTCCTTGGGTGGGATTTTGTTGTGCATAACAG GCTCAGAAGCTATGTTCGCTGATCTGGGACACTTTTCTCAATTGTCAATCAAG ATTGCTTTCACCTCTTTGGTATATCCATCCTTGGTTCTTGCATATATGGGGCAAGCTGCCTATCTATCTAAGCATCATGTTGTTGATGGTGATTACCGAATTGGATTTTATGTATCTGTACCAG ATAAATTAAGATGGCCAGTTTTTGTCATAGCCATACTTGCTGCAGTAGTGGGAAGTCAAGCTATCATCACTGGAACTTTCTCGATAATCAAACAATGCTCTGCTTTGGGTTGCTTCCCTAGGGTAAAAATTGTCCACACATCATCCAAAATCCATGGTCAGATCTACATCCCAGAGATTAACTGGACTTTGATGCTGTTGTGCTTGGCTGTCACTGTTGGTTTTAGAGACACTAAACGTATGGGTAATGCCTCAG GTTTGGCAGTTATAACTGTTATGCTGGTTACCACCTGCCTAATGTCTCTGGTAATTGTCTTATGTTGGCACAAGAGTGTTTTTCTTGCAATATGCTTTGTATTCTTTTTCGGCACAATTGAAGCCCTCTACTTCACTGCTTCCCTCATAAAGTTCCTGGAAGGGGCCTGGGTCCCAATTGCCCTTTCATTCATCTTCTTGATCATTATGTGTGTCTGGCACTTCGGCACTCTCAAAAAGTATGAATATGATGTCCAAAACAAGGTCTCTATTAACTGGCTACTAAGCTTGGGTCCGAGCCTTGGTATTGTGCGTGTCCCAGGAATTGGTCTCATACACACTGAGCTTGTCTCTGGAATCCCAGCAATCTTCTCCCACTTTGTCACCAACCTTCCAGCATTCCACCAAGTCCTAGTCTTTCTCTGCATTAAATCTGTCCCAGTTCCACATGTTAGGCCTGAGGAGCGGTTTCTGGTCGGCCATGTCGGTCCAAGAGAATATAGGCTCTACAGGTGCATTGTGCGGTATGGATACCGTGATTTCCACAAAGATGACATGGAGTTTGAGAAGGATCTTGTATGTAGCATAGCAGAGTATATACGCTCAGGAAAAATGGAACCTAAAGGTGCAAATGATGATGTGGGGAAGGAAGATGATAAAATGACGGTAGTTGGGACGTGTTCAACACATACAGATGGAATCCAATTGAGTGAGGATGATGGTGATATCAAAGAGTCAGCCAGCACATCAGAGTTGAGAGAGATAAGATCACCGCCAGTGATCCACCATAGGAAAAGAGTGAGATTTATCATACCAGAAAGCCCGCAGATTGAccaaggcactagggaagaatTGCAGGAACTAATGGAAGCTAGGGAAGCTGGGATTGCTTACATATTAGGGCACTCATATATGAGAGCCAAGCAAGGATCAAGCATGCTGAAGAAGCTTGTAATTAATTATGGGTATGAATTCCTAAGGAGGAACAGTAGGGCACAGGCCTATGCTCTAAATGTACCACATGCATCTACACTAGAGGTAGGAATGATCTACCGTGTTTAG
- the LOC110648405 gene encoding potassium transporter 6 isoform X1 translates to MDLETGLYQKQVKKESWKTVITLAYQSLGVVYGDLSTSPLYVYKSTFAEDIRHSETNEEIFGVLSFVFWTLTLVPLLKYVFIVLRADDNGEGGTFALYSLLCRHARVNSLPNCQVADEELHEYKKDSIGLAPNSNFGASLKSTLEKYRVLQRFLLVLALIGTCMVIGDGVLTPAISVFSAVSGLELSMSKEHHKYVEVPVACIILIGLFALQHYGTHRVGFLFAPVVLTWLLCISTIGIYNIVHWNPHVYQALSPYYMYKFLRKTQRGGWMSLGGILLCITGSEAMFADLGHFSQLSIKIAFTSLVYPSLVLAYMGQAAYLSKHHVVDGDYRIGFYVSVPDKLRWPVFVIAILAAVVGSQAIITGTFSIIKQCSALGCFPRVKIVHTSSKIHGQIYIPEINWTLMLLCLAVTVGFRDTKRMGNASGLAVITVMLVTTCLMSLVIVLCWHKSVFLAICFVFFFGTIEALYFTASLIKFLEGAWVPIALSFIFLIIMCVWHFGTLKKYEYDVQNKVSINWLLSLGPSLGIVRVPGIGLIHTELVSGIPAIFSHFVTNLPAFHQVLVFLCIKSVPVPHVRPEERFLVGHVGPREYRLYRCIVRYGYRDFHKDDMEFEKDLVCSIAEYIRSGKMEPKGANDDVGKEDDKMTVVGTCSTHTDGIQLSEDDGDIKESASTSELREIRSPPVIHHRKRVRFIIPESPQIDQGTREELQELMEAREAGIAYILGHSYMRAKQGSSMLKKLVINYGYEFLRRNSRAQAYALNVPHASTLEVGMIYRV, encoded by the exons ATGGATCTGGAAACTGGGCTTTATCAAAAACAGGTAAAG AAAGAATCATGGAAAACAGTAATAACTTTGGCTTATCAAAGTCTAGGTGTTGTCTATGGAGATTTAAGCACTTCCCCATTGTATGTCTACAAGAGCACGTTTGCTGAAGATATTCGACACTCAGAGACTAATGAAGAGATTTTTGGGGTTCTGTCTTTTGTGTTTTGGACTCTCACTTTGGTCCCTTTGTTGAAGTATGTGTTTATAGTGCTAAGAGCTGATGATAATGGGGAAGGAGGGACTTTCGCTTTGTACTCGTTACTGTGTCGACACGCCCGAGTCAACTCACTGCCCAATTGTCAGGTTGCAGATGAGGAACTACATGAGTACAAGAAGGATAGTATTGGGTTGGCACCAAATTCAAATTTTGGGGCGAGCTTGAAATCGACTTTGGAGAAATACAGGGTGTTGCAGAGGTTTTTGCTTGTGTTGGCTTTGATTGGGACCTGTATGGTGATCGGTGATGGTGTCCTAACCCCTGCTATTTCTG TATTTTCTGCAGTTTCTGGGCTTGAGCTTTCGATGTCGAAAGAGCATCACAAAT ATGTAGAAGTTCCAGTTGCATGCATCATACTGATAGGTTTGTTTGCCCTTCAACATTATGGCACCCACAGGGTTGGATTCTTGTTTGCACCAGTGGTTCTAACTTGGCTTTTGTGCATCAGTACCATTGGGATATATAATATTGTACACTGGAATCCTCATGTGTACCAAGCGTTATCACCATATTATATGTACAAGTTTTTGAGGAAAACTCAAAGAGGAGGTTGGATGTCCTTGGGTGGGATTTTGTTGTGCATAACAG GCTCAGAAGCTATGTTCGCTGATCTGGGACACTTTTCTCAATTGTCAATCAAG ATTGCTTTCACCTCTTTGGTATATCCATCCTTGGTTCTTGCATATATGGGGCAAGCTGCCTATCTATCTAAGCATCATGTTGTTGATGGTGATTACCGAATTGGATTTTATGTATCTGTACCAG ATAAATTAAGATGGCCAGTTTTTGTCATAGCCATACTTGCTGCAGTAGTGGGAAGTCAAGCTATCATCACTGGAACTTTCTCGATAATCAAACAATGCTCTGCTTTGGGTTGCTTCCCTAGGGTAAAAATTGTCCACACATCATCCAAAATCCATGGTCAGATCTACATCCCAGAGATTAACTGGACTTTGATGCTGTTGTGCTTGGCTGTCACTGTTGGTTTTAGAGACACTAAACGTATGGGTAATGCCTCAG GTTTGGCAGTTATAACTGTTATGCTGGTTACCACCTGCCTAATGTCTCTGGTAATTGTCTTATGTTGGCACAAGAGTGTTTTTCTTGCAATATGCTTTGTATTCTTTTTCGGCACAATTGAAGCCCTCTACTTCACTGCTTCCCTCATAAAGTTCCTGGAAGGGGCCTGGGTCCCAATTGCCCTTTCATTCATCTTCTTGATCATTATGTGTGTCTGGCACTTCGGCACTCTCAAAAAGTATGAATATGATGTCCAAAACAAGGTCTCTATTAACTGGCTACTAAGCTTGGGTCCGAGCCTTGGTATTGTGCGTGTCCCAGGAATTGGTCTCATACACACTGAGCTTGTCTCTGGAATCCCAGCAATCTTCTCCCACTTTGTCACCAACCTTCCAGCATTCCACCAAGTCCTAGTCTTTCTCTGCATTAAATCTGTCCCAGTTCCACATGTTAGGCCTGAGGAGCGGTTTCTGGTCGGCCATGTCGGTCCAAGAGAATATAGGCTCTACAGGTGCATTGTGCGGTATGGATACCGTGATTTCCACAAAGATGACATGGAGTTTGAGAAGGATCTTGTATGTAGCATAGCAGAGTATATACGCTCAGGAAAAATGGAACCTAAAGGTGCAAATGATGATGTGGGGAAGGAAGATGATAAAATGACGGTAGTTGGGACGTGTTCAACACATACAGATGGAATCCAATTGAGTGAGGATGATGGTGATATCAAAGAGTCAGCCAGCACATCAGAGTTGAGAGAGATAAGATCACCGCCAGTGATCCACCATAGGAAAAGAGTGAGATTTATCATACCAGAAAGCCCGCAGATTGAccaaggcactagggaagaatTGCAGGAACTAATGGAAGCTAGGGAAGCTGGGATTGCTTACATATTAGGGCACTCATATATGAGAGCCAAGCAAGGATCAAGCATGCTGAAGAAGCTTGTAATTAATTATGGGTATGAATTCCTAAGGAGGAACAGTAGGGCACAGGCCTATGCTCTAAATGTACCACATGCATCTACACTAGAGGTAGGAATGATCTACCGTGTTTAG
- the LOC110648408 gene encoding LOB domain-containing protein 29-like — MTGSGSPCGACKFLRRKCVRGCVFAPYFCHEQGATHFAAIHKVFGASNASKLLAHLPVSDRCEAAVTISYEAQARLQDPIYGCVSHIFALQQQVMTLQAQLASIKEQAAQSLLNGSATANPNEKYHGKPAYLHQDLQSSWFQSENSNVVPQFNQSLTTAKTAYGENGFMDPYSMGNYGNSSTSTSFDSFEEASHSVSSLEMQTADNRQWTYQDSDDLRSVAFGYMQRL, encoded by the exons ATGACTGGTTCTGGTTCTCCTTGTGGAGCTTGCAAGTTCTTGAGAAGGAAATGTGTGAGGGGTTGTGTTTTTGCACCTTATTTCTGCCATGAACAAGGTGCTACACATTTTGCAGCCATTCACAAGGTTTTTGGTGCAAGCAATGCGTCAAAGTTGCTTGCTCACCTCCCCGTGAGTGATCGATGTGAAGCTGCAGTTACAATTTCTTATGAAGCTCAAGCTAGGCTTCAAGATCCCATCTATGGCTGTGTTTCACACATTTTTGCTCTCCAACAGCAG GTCATGACTCTACAGGCACAACTTGCTTCTATCAAAGAACAAGCGGCTCAAAGTTTGCTCAATGGCTCTGCCACAGCAAACCCTAATGAAAAGTACCATGGAAAACCAGCTTATCTTCATCAAGATCTTCAAAGCAGCTGGTTTCAGTCAGAGAATTCAAACGTGgtgccacaattcaatcaaagccTCACTACTGCAAAGACAGCATATGGAGAAAATGGGTTCATGGATCCATACTCCATGGGAAATTATGGAAATTCTTCAACAAGTACTTCATTCGATAGCTTTGAAGAGGCTTCTCATTCCGTTTCTTCCCTTGAAATGCAAACAGCTGACAACAGGCAATGGACCTATCAAGATTCCGATGATCTTCGGTCGGTGGCGTTTGGGTATATGCAGCGCTTATga